A window of Desulfopila inferna contains these coding sequences:
- a CDS encoding 7-cyano-7-deazaguanine/7-aminomethyl-7-deazaguanine transporter yields MLSLTAAQTRRALFFLIGFHILIIALSNYLVQLPLQIFGMHSTWGTFSFPFIFLATDLTVRVFGAVEARRIIFGAMLPALAVSYLFSVLFFEGIFQGMQGLTEVNFFVFRIALASFTAYVFGQLLDIKVFAGLRRSSKWWVAPSASTLLGNLLDTIIFFGVAFWASSDSFMAAHWPEIAALDYGFKITVSMLLFLPLYGVLLRYLTEKILIGNAERAIAG; encoded by the coding sequence ATGCTTTCTCTTACCGCAGCGCAGACGCGGCGCGCTCTTTTTTTTCTCATCGGTTTTCATATTCTCATCATTGCCCTGAGCAACTATCTGGTGCAACTGCCCTTACAAATCTTCGGCATGCATAGTACCTGGGGAACCTTTAGTTTTCCTTTCATCTTTCTGGCAACCGATTTGACCGTTCGTGTTTTCGGTGCGGTTGAAGCCAGAAGGATTATTTTCGGAGCGATGCTTCCGGCCCTGGCCGTCTCCTATCTCTTTTCGGTACTCTTTTTTGAAGGAATTTTTCAGGGAATGCAAGGACTTACAGAAGTCAATTTTTTCGTTTTTCGTATCGCCCTGGCAAGTTTTACCGCCTATGTCTTTGGACAGCTTCTCGACATAAAGGTATTTGCCGGACTGCGCCGCAGCAGCAAGTGGTGGGTTGCTCCATCCGCTTCGACCCTGCTCGGCAACCTGCTGGACACCATCATCTTCTTCGGAGTAGCCTTCTGGGCATCCTCGGATAGTTTTATGGCGGCGCACTGGCCGGAAATAGCTGCACTCGATTATGGTTTCAAAATCACGGTGAGCATGCTGCTTTTTCTTCCTCTGTACGGTGTGCTTCTTCGCTATCTGACCGAGAAAATATTGATCGGCAATGCAGAAAGAGCGATAGCAGGATAG
- a CDS encoding acyl-CoA thioesterase has protein sequence MKTGSSSTHTDAPFCHEFTVTPETIDQNGHVNNVVYIQWMQDIAVRHSEVCGGTAAIEERGCSWIVRSHAIDYLRPAFAGDRIVAVTWVVDFRKVRSLRKYQFLNKKDGRVLARGQTDWVHVNSGGRPCVIPEEVKACFPLLPDYSQ, from the coding sequence ATGAAAACAGGCAGCAGTTCTACTCATACAGATGCACCTTTTTGTCATGAATTTACCGTAACCCCTGAGACCATCGACCAAAACGGACACGTCAATAATGTCGTCTACATCCAGTGGATGCAGGATATTGCCGTGCGTCATTCAGAGGTCTGCGGCGGCACTGCCGCAATCGAAGAAAGGGGATGCAGCTGGATAGTGCGCTCGCACGCCATTGATTATCTTAGACCGGCTTTTGCCGGTGATCGAATAGTTGCCGTCACCTGGGTTGTGGATTTCCGCAAGGTCCGCTCCCTTCGCAAATATCAGTTCCTCAACAAAAAGGATGGTAGGGTGCTGGCACGGGGCCAAACCGACTGGGTTCATGTGAACTCCGGGGGCCGCCCCTGCGTCATACCTGAAGAGGTAAAGGCCTGCTTTCCCTTACTGCCCGATTATTCCCAATAG